Proteins encoded within one genomic window of Bradyrhizobium sp. CB1717:
- a CDS encoding cyclic nucleotide-gated ion channel encodes MSKPLISALAQFAAATAGRNMTKAAYVAVGVGVLSMVLLTDNRANEARGWVHGLLWACLVYFVFEWVVRLRHMARTGRLALYMSSSAGIVDAVGALAVPAALVLGVEPKTAWLLSVLWVLKVVPGIPGLRQLRRVLVLESGPLVSVLVIFLMVVFLASVAEYFLERDVQPQTFGSVPAALWWAVVTLTTTGYGDVVPVTPLGRIVAALVMISGLGVFGLWTGILATGFAAETRRDNFLKTWESVSKVPFFAALGPAAIADVTHMLRTMELPARTMIIRKGAQGDCMYFIAAGEVEVDLPGKKVQLGEGAFFGEMALLGNNMRGANVSTTKVSRLLVLDLVDFRVLMARHPDLAETIDAEAKRRALENK; translated from the coding sequence ATGTCCAAGCCGCTGATCTCCGCTCTGGCCCAGTTTGCGGCCGCCACGGCCGGCCGCAACATGACCAAGGCGGCCTATGTCGCCGTCGGCGTCGGCGTACTCAGCATGGTGCTGCTGACGGACAACCGGGCCAATGAGGCGCGCGGCTGGGTCCACGGCCTGCTCTGGGCCTGTCTCGTCTACTTCGTGTTCGAATGGGTGGTCCGGCTGCGCCACATGGCGCGAACGGGGCGCCTTGCGCTTTACATGTCCTCCTCCGCCGGCATCGTCGACGCGGTTGGGGCGCTGGCCGTGCCGGCCGCGCTGGTTCTCGGCGTCGAGCCGAAGACGGCCTGGCTGCTCAGCGTGCTCTGGGTGCTGAAGGTGGTGCCGGGCATTCCCGGCCTGCGCCAGCTCCGCCGCGTGCTGGTGCTGGAATCGGGGCCGCTGGTCAGCGTGCTCGTGATCTTCCTGATGGTGGTCTTCCTCGCCTCGGTCGCCGAATATTTCCTGGAGCGGGACGTGCAGCCGCAGACGTTCGGCAGCGTGCCGGCGGCGCTGTGGTGGGCCGTCGTAACCCTCACCACGACGGGCTACGGCGACGTCGTGCCGGTCACGCCGCTGGGGCGCATCGTGGCGGCGCTGGTGATGATCTCCGGCCTCGGCGTGTTCGGCCTCTGGACCGGTATTTTGGCGACCGGCTTTGCCGCAGAGACCCGCCGCGACAATTTCCTCAAGACCTGGGAATCCGTCAGCAAGGTGCCGTTCTTCGCAGCGCTCGGACCTGCCGCCATCGCCGACGTCACCCACATGCTGCGGACCATGGAGCTGCCGGCGCGCACCATGATCATCCGCAAGGGCGCGCAGGGCGACTGCATGTATTTCATTGCGGCAGGCGAGGTCGAGGTCGACCTGCCGGGTAAGAAGGTGCAACTCGGCGAGGGCGCCTTCTTCGGCGAGATGGCGCTGCTCGGCAACAACATGCGCGGCGCCAACGTCTCGACCACGAAGGTGTCGCGGCTGCTGGTGCTCGACCTCGTCGACTTCCGCGTGCTGATGGCGCGGCATCCCGATCTCGCCGAGACCATCGATGCGGAAGCCAAGCGCCGCGCGCTCGAAAACAAATAA
- a CDS encoding TAXI family TRAP transporter solute-binding subunit translates to MSTEGPNSSPAEPPPRRPKVIKTNQQQVLLYVVLTLLLSLATVWGGRALVHNSETLTFAVGAPNSDEALFAAKLATVLKNNASRFRIKIVNSGDNAKALAQFDRRQADLAVLRTDAKVPLRARTLAILEHDLVLLLGPGNKKIKSLAELKKKKVAVLAENESSLAFVRGILDIPEGPDAAKVQMAPQGATLDKLFAPANGFGAVIAIVHASKAVRDKSYEQVAKRGGFTLNAIDEAKALARKFPGISEETLTAGTLSASPEIPDDDLDTIGLEWLLVTQSRMSVTTAGELARTIYENKSALGLDSGFASRIEPASVEKDAFVMAHQGAADYINDDTKSFMDKYSDMMYLGAAALSVIGSIFAAIYAKVTRIAPEKASELSTAILDIGERIEHAHSLDQLECLQDELEGILRGAVIGLRDGTISTDGLDTFKLGYEFVRDEIGMRRDYLKRHAGEAEKAARDAAAPPLDESNVVVVKTAQSA, encoded by the coding sequence ATGAGTACTGAAGGCCCGAATTCGTCACCGGCCGAACCGCCGCCGCGGCGCCCCAAGGTGATCAAGACCAATCAGCAGCAGGTGTTACTCTACGTCGTGCTGACCCTGCTGTTGTCGCTCGCCACCGTCTGGGGCGGCCGCGCCCTGGTGCACAATTCAGAGACGCTGACCTTTGCCGTCGGCGCCCCCAACAGCGACGAGGCGCTGTTCGCCGCCAAGCTCGCCACGGTGTTGAAGAACAACGCCTCGCGCTTCCGGATCAAGATCGTCAATAGCGGCGACAACGCCAAGGCGCTCGCGCAGTTCGACCGCAGACAGGCCGACCTCGCCGTGCTGCGCACCGACGCCAAGGTGCCGCTGCGGGCGCGCACGCTCGCGATCCTCGAGCACGATCTCGTGCTCCTGCTCGGTCCCGGCAACAAGAAGATCAAATCGCTCGCCGAGCTGAAGAAGAAGAAGGTTGCCGTCCTCGCCGAGAACGAATCCTCGCTCGCCTTCGTCCGCGGCATCCTCGACATTCCCGAGGGACCCGATGCCGCGAAGGTCCAGATGGCGCCGCAGGGCGCAACGCTCGACAAGCTGTTTGCGCCGGCAAACGGCTTCGGGGCGGTGATCGCCATCGTCCACGCTTCGAAGGCCGTGCGGGACAAGTCCTATGAGCAGGTCGCCAAACGCGGCGGCTTCACCCTCAACGCGATCGACGAAGCCAAGGCGCTGGCCCGCAAATTCCCCGGCATTTCCGAGGAGACGCTGACGGCGGGAACGCTGTCGGCCTCGCCTGAAATTCCGGACGACGATCTCGATACGATCGGGCTCGAATGGCTGCTGGTCACGCAATCCCGGATGTCGGTGACCACGGCGGGCGAGCTGGCGCGCACCATCTACGAGAACAAGTCCGCCCTCGGGCTCGACAGCGGCTTCGCCAGCAGGATCGAGCCGGCCTCCGTCGAGAAGGACGCCTTCGTGATGGCGCATCAGGGCGCGGCCGATTACATCAACGACGACACCAAGTCGTTCATGGATAAGTACAGCGACATGATGTATCTGGGCGCCGCCGCGCTCAGCGTCATCGGCTCGATCTTCGCCGCGATCTACGCCAAGGTCACGAGGATCGCGCCGGAGAAGGCCAGCGAGCTCTCCACCGCCATTCTCGACATCGGCGAGCGCATCGAGCACGCCCATTCACTGGACCAGCTCGAATGCCTCCAGGACGAGCTGGAAGGCATCTTGCGCGGCGCCGTCATCGGCCTCAGGGACGGGACGATCAGTACCGACGGGCTCGACACCTTCAAGCTCGGCTACGAATTCGTCCGCGACGAGATCGGCATGCGTCGCGACTATCTCAAGCGCCACGCCGGCGAAGCCGAGAAGGCCGCCCGCGACGCCGCAGCGCCCCCGCTCGACGAGAGCAATGTCGTGGTGGTGAAGACCGCGCAGAGCGCTTGA
- a CDS encoding DUF3307 domain-containing protein: MLLLTFKHIIADFVLQTAWMAHGKDQKHGWALPLLVHCLVHLAVALPLIVIVAPKFWFVAFIDFVIHITIDRAKGFVSANFGVDLAHPWFWTLIGVDQALHHLTGFGLSIFMAAN; encoded by the coding sequence ATGCTGCTGCTCACCTTCAAGCACATCATCGCCGATTTCGTCCTCCAGACCGCCTGGATGGCACACGGCAAGGACCAGAAGCACGGCTGGGCCCTGCCGCTGCTGGTGCATTGCCTGGTTCATCTTGCGGTCGCGTTGCCGCTGATCGTGATCGTCGCGCCGAAATTCTGGTTCGTGGCCTTCATCGACTTCGTGATCCACATCACGATCGACCGCGCCAAGGGATTCGTCTCCGCCAATTTCGGGGTCGACCTCGCGCATCCCTGGTTCTGGACCCTGATCGGCGTCGACCAGGCGCTCCATCACCTGACCGGCTTCGGCCTCTCCATCTTCATGGCGGCGAACTGA
- a CDS encoding YkgJ family cysteine cluster protein has translation MEVIDLSACCQSCGACCGYSQNWPRFSIESDEELAAIPEALVNDRQSGMRCEGDRCAALQGEIGQATACGIYAVRPEVCRTCMPGDAECAMARRKFKLPAIEPI, from the coding sequence ATGGAAGTAATCGATCTTTCGGCCTGCTGCCAGAGTTGCGGCGCCTGCTGCGGTTATTCGCAGAACTGGCCGCGCTTCTCGATCGAGAGCGACGAGGAGCTTGCCGCGATTCCGGAAGCGCTGGTCAACGATCGCCAGTCCGGCATGCGCTGCGAGGGTGACCGCTGCGCGGCGTTGCAGGGAGAGATCGGACAAGCGACCGCCTGCGGCATCTATGCGGTGCGACCGGAGGTGTGCCGCACCTGCATGCCGGGCGACGCCGAATGCGCGATGGCGCGGCGGAAGTTCAAGCTTCCAGCGATCGAACCAATTTAG
- a CDS encoding YafY family protein yields MRRADRLFQIIQVLRRTRKPLTADAIAAELETSKRTIYRDIATLIGQRVPIRGEAGMGYILEKGFDLPPLMLTPDEIEAAVLGAQWVAGHADSALARAAEDLMAKIADTVPERLRPFVLEPASRARPSWNREPDRLDMVRTRTQIHEGKKIMLRYRDEQGRASERMIWPISVGYLEAVRLLAAWCELRSDFRSFRTDRVVDATYLDERYPERRDVLRAKWRQSLVWGPPKDT; encoded by the coding sequence ATGAGACGCGCCGACCGGCTGTTTCAGATCATCCAGGTGCTCCGGCGCACGCGTAAGCCGCTGACGGCGGACGCGATCGCGGCCGAGCTCGAGACCTCCAAGCGCACGATCTATCGCGACATCGCGACCCTGATCGGCCAGCGCGTGCCGATCCGCGGCGAGGCCGGCATGGGCTACATTCTGGAAAAGGGTTTTGACCTGCCGCCTTTGATGCTGACACCCGACGAGATCGAGGCGGCGGTGCTGGGCGCGCAATGGGTTGCGGGCCATGCCGATTCGGCGCTGGCGCGCGCGGCCGAAGACCTGATGGCCAAGATCGCCGACACTGTCCCCGAGCGCCTGCGTCCCTTCGTGCTGGAGCCGGCGAGCCGGGCGCGGCCGAGCTGGAACAGGGAGCCTGATCGCCTCGACATGGTGCGCACGCGCACCCAGATCCACGAGGGCAAGAAGATCATGCTGCGCTATCGCGACGAGCAGGGCCGCGCCAGCGAACGGATGATCTGGCCGATCTCGGTCGGCTATCTCGAAGCCGTGCGCCTGCTCGCGGCCTGGTGCGAGCTGCGCAGCGACTTCCGCAGCTTCCGCACCGACCGCGTGGTGGACGCGACCTATCTCGACGAAAGATATCCGGAGCGGCGCGACGTGCTGCGCGCGAAATGGCGGCAGAGCCTGGTCTGGGGTCCGCCAAAGGACACATGA
- a CDS encoding glutathione S-transferase family protein yields MITLYGFGTGFGLPEISPFVTKTEVQLKMAGLPYRKERAMPPASPKGQLPFIDDGGEAVADSTFIRAHIERRYGFDFDAGLSLSERAQAWAFERMIEHHVYWALVGARWVDPVNFAKGPAHFFDGAPEHNREKLREDAQFRVAENYLLSGLGRHAPDDDVDLAVRSLFALSVQLGDKAYLMGNKPCGVDATAFGALAGILTPYFESSLRQRAEGFPNLTAYVDRMMDNYYPEFAWTPLRQAA; encoded by the coding sequence ATGATCACGCTTTACGGCTTTGGCACCGGCTTCGGCCTGCCGGAAATCAGCCCCTTCGTCACCAAGACGGAGGTGCAGCTCAAGATGGCGGGGCTGCCCTACCGGAAGGAGCGCGCGATGCCGCCCGCCTCCCCGAAGGGGCAACTGCCGTTCATCGATGATGGCGGCGAGGCGGTGGCCGATTCCACCTTCATCCGCGCCCATATCGAGCGCCGTTATGGTTTCGATTTCGACGCCGGCCTGTCGCTGTCCGAGCGCGCCCAGGCCTGGGCGTTCGAGCGGATGATCGAGCATCACGTCTATTGGGCGCTGGTCGGCGCGCGCTGGGTCGATCCGGTCAATTTCGCCAAGGGGCCTGCGCATTTCTTCGACGGCGCACCGGAGCACAACCGCGAGAAGCTGCGCGAGGACGCGCAGTTCCGCGTCGCCGAGAACTATCTGCTCTCCGGCCTCGGCCGGCACGCACCCGATGACGACGTCGATCTCGCCGTCCGCTCGCTGTTCGCGCTGTCGGTGCAGCTCGGCGACAAGGCCTATCTGATGGGCAACAAGCCCTGCGGCGTCGATGCGACAGCCTTCGGCGCGCTCGCGGGGATTTTGACGCCGTACTTCGAGTCCAGTCTGCGGCAGCGGGCCGAGGGATTTCCGAACCTCACGGCGTATGTCGACCGCATGATGGACAATTACTATCCGGAGTTCGCCTGGACCCCGCTGCGGCAGGCGGCTTGA
- a CDS encoding ABC transporter substrate-binding protein, translating into MKRFYLTAAIAAATLALPALPALAQTSEITIGITTTTTGPGAALGIPERNALEFVPKEIGGVPLKVIVLDDGGDPTTATTNARRFVTESKADIIMGSALTPPTIAVSNVANEAGIPHFGLAPFPITPERMKWSVAMPQPIPIVGKVLYDHMKSKGIKTLGYIGYSDSYGDLWFNDLKAQAVPMGMTIVDEERFARPDTSVTGQVLKLVAANPDAILVGASGTAAALPQTELRERGYQGLIYQTHGAASMDFIRIAGKAAEGVLMASGPVMDPEDQPDEAATKKPGLALNTAYEAKYGPNSRSQFAGHSYDAFEILKRIIPTALKTAKPGTPEFREAIRQALLSEKELAASQGVYNFTEKDRYGLDERSRILLTVKNGKYTLVK; encoded by the coding sequence ATGAAACGCTTTTACCTGACCGCCGCCATTGCCGCGGCGACGCTCGCTCTGCCGGCGCTGCCCGCACTGGCCCAGACCAGCGAAATCACCATCGGCATCACCACCACCACGACGGGCCCGGGTGCAGCCCTCGGCATTCCCGAGCGCAACGCGCTGGAATTCGTGCCGAAGGAGATCGGCGGCGTGCCGCTGAAGGTGATCGTGCTCGACGACGGCGGCGATCCCACCACGGCAACCACCAACGCCCGCCGCTTCGTGACTGAATCCAAGGCCGACATCATCATGGGCTCGGCGCTGACGCCACCGACGATTGCAGTCTCCAACGTCGCCAACGAAGCCGGTATCCCGCACTTTGGCCTGGCCCCCTTCCCGATCACGCCCGAGCGCATGAAGTGGTCGGTGGCGATGCCGCAGCCGATCCCGATCGTCGGCAAGGTGCTGTACGATCACATGAAGTCGAAGGGCATCAAGACCCTCGGCTATATCGGCTATTCCGACTCCTACGGTGACCTCTGGTTCAACGATTTGAAGGCACAGGCCGTGCCGATGGGCATGACCATCGTTGATGAAGAGCGATTCGCCCGTCCGGATACGTCGGTGACCGGCCAGGTGCTCAAGCTCGTCGCCGCCAATCCCGACGCGATCCTGGTCGGCGCCTCCGGCACCGCAGCCGCGCTGCCGCAGACCGAGCTGCGCGAACGCGGCTATCAGGGCCTGATCTACCAGACCCACGGCGCCGCCAGCATGGACTTCATCCGCATCGCCGGTAAGGCCGCAGAAGGCGTGCTGATGGCTTCGGGCCCCGTCATGGACCCCGAGGACCAGCCGGACGAAGCCGCCACCAAGAAGCCGGGCCTCGCGCTCAACACGGCCTATGAAGCCAAGTATGGCCCGAACAGCCGCAGCCAGTTCGCCGGTCATTCCTACGATGCCTTCGAGATCCTCAAGCGCATCATCCCGACCGCGCTGAAGACCGCGAAACCCGGCACGCCGGAATTCCGCGAAGCCATCCGCCAGGCGCTGCTCTCGGAGAAGGAGCTGGCGGCGAGCCAGGGCGTCTACAACTTCACCGAAAAGGACCGCTACGGCCTCGACGAGCGCTCGCGCATCCTGCTCACCGTGAAGAACGGCAAGTACACGCTGGTGAAGTAA
- a CDS encoding thioesterase family protein, whose amino-acid sequence MFVNRREVQIQWGDCDPANIVYYPRYFAMFDDSTSTLFEVAGFSKQDLVRKYGLVGIPMVDTRAKFYIPSTYGDWITIETKIESIKRSSFEVKHNVYKGEALAIEGFETRVLVGRDPANPDKLKSAPFPAEMIAKFTGS is encoded by the coding sequence ATGTTCGTGAACCGGCGCGAGGTCCAGATTCAGTGGGGCGATTGCGACCCCGCCAACATCGTCTATTACCCGCGCTATTTCGCGATGTTCGACGATTCGACCTCGACCCTGTTCGAGGTCGCCGGCTTCTCCAAGCAGGACCTGGTCCGCAAATACGGCCTGGTGGGCATCCCCATGGTCGACACGCGGGCCAAGTTCTACATCCCCTCGACCTATGGCGACTGGATCACCATCGAAACCAAGATCGAGAGCATCAAGCGCTCGAGCTTCGAGGTGAAGCACAACGTCTACAAGGGCGAGGCGCTGGCGATCGAGGGGTTCGAGACCCGCGTCCTGGTCGGCCGCGATCCTGCCAACCCCGACAAGCTGAAATCGGCACCGTTTCCGGCGGAAATGATCGCCAAATTCACGGGAAGCTAA
- a CDS encoding SDR family NAD(P)-dependent oxidoreductase, protein MLLKDQAAIVTGGASGLGAATARKLAAQGARVAVCDLNAKLAETVAAEIKGVAVTCDVSDAASAEAAVAQANKAHGPARVLVNCAGIGVAKRVVGRDGPMALADFDKVIKVNLIGTFNMLRLAATEMSKLEPQATGERGVIINTASVAAYDGQIGQSAYSASKGGIVGMTLPIARELAQFGVRVLTIAPGLFLTPLLANLPQEAQDSLAAAIPFPRRLGQADEFAALALHMVENAYLNGEVVRLDGSLRMAPK, encoded by the coding sequence ATGTTGTTGAAGGATCAGGCAGCCATCGTCACCGGCGGCGCATCAGGACTTGGCGCTGCCACAGCGCGAAAGCTGGCGGCGCAGGGCGCCAGGGTCGCGGTCTGCGATCTCAACGCCAAGCTCGCTGAAACCGTTGCCGCCGAGATCAAGGGCGTCGCCGTGACCTGCGACGTCTCCGACGCCGCTTCCGCTGAAGCTGCGGTCGCGCAGGCCAACAAGGCCCATGGCCCGGCGCGCGTGCTGGTCAATTGCGCCGGCATCGGCGTTGCAAAACGCGTCGTCGGCCGCGACGGTCCGATGGCGCTCGCCGACTTCGACAAGGTGATCAAGGTCAATCTGATCGGCACCTTCAACATGCTGCGCCTTGCCGCGACCGAGATGTCCAAGCTGGAGCCGCAGGCGACCGGCGAGCGTGGCGTCATCATCAACACGGCGTCCGTCGCCGCCTATGACGGCCAGATCGGCCAGTCGGCCTATTCGGCGTCCAAGGGCGGCATCGTCGGCATGACGCTGCCGATCGCGCGCGAGCTCGCGCAGTTCGGCGTCCGCGTGCTGACGATTGCGCCGGGCCTGTTCCTGACGCCGCTGCTTGCGAACCTGCCGCAGGAAGCCCAGGATTCGCTCGCCGCCGCGATCCCCTTCCCGCGCCGGCTCGGCCAGGCCGACGAGTTCGCCGCACTCGCGCTGCACATGGTCGAGAATGCGTATCTGAACGGCGAAGTGGTGCGCCTCGACGGCTCGCTGCGCATGGCGCCCAAGTAA
- a CDS encoding feruloyl-CoA synthase has translation MSAQPSSSSMERGASNSPLRPISFGDPAVNIERRDDGTIYLRPKQPLGDYPVRITDRLHHWATTTPDRVFMAEREGGRGWRRITYAELLTASRHIASSLIARGLSAERPVVILSGNSIDHALLAFGAFYAGVPFCPVSPAYSLVSKDYGKLSYLMKLLTPGLVFAEDAGKFADALAANVSLGTEIAASYGTVPGRDVTLLADLMATPIRGDLDAVHGRIGPDTIAKFLLTSGSTGNPKAVINTQRMICANQVMLRETLAFLKDEPPVIIDWLPWNHTFGGNHNIGLTLYNGGSMYLDAGKPVPGGIEETVRNLQEISPTVYFNVPKGYESLLPYLRDDQGLRAKFFDRLHAMFFSGAALSPFVWNSLDELAVKEKGYRVPMLTGLGATETAPFFMSVNPRTSRSGHVGLPVSGNDAKLVPNNGKLEVRAKGPNVMPGYWRQADITAKSFDEEGFYKMGDALKPADPDDFNAGFDFDGRVSEDFKLASGTWVSVGPLRARLTAACAPLVRDVVIAGINRDEVSALVVLDLDGCRLINPTLPADDLVVATRDRLVREAFRERLTRFLSQATGSSTRITRAILMDTPLSIDKGEVTDKGSINQRAVLEHRTAMIDELYAANPSDRVISVG, from the coding sequence ATGAGCGCGCAGCCGTCCTCTTCCAGCATGGAGCGCGGCGCGAGCAATTCTCCGCTGCGGCCCATTTCGTTCGGCGATCCCGCCGTCAACATCGAGCGGCGCGACGACGGCACGATCTATCTGCGGCCGAAGCAGCCGCTCGGCGACTATCCGGTCCGCATCACCGACCGCCTGCATCATTGGGCGACGACGACGCCGGACCGCGTCTTCATGGCCGAACGCGAAGGCGGCCGCGGCTGGCGCAGGATCACCTATGCCGAGCTGCTCACCGCGAGCCGGCATATTGCATCGAGCCTGATCGCGCGCGGCCTGTCCGCGGAGCGGCCGGTCGTGATCCTCTCCGGCAATTCGATCGACCATGCGCTGCTGGCGTTCGGCGCGTTCTATGCCGGCGTTCCGTTCTGCCCGGTGTCGCCGGCCTATTCGCTGGTGTCGAAGGATTACGGCAAGCTGTCTTACCTGATGAAGCTGCTGACGCCCGGCCTCGTCTTCGCCGAGGACGCCGGCAAGTTCGCGGACGCGCTCGCCGCCAACGTCTCGCTCGGCACCGAGATCGCGGCATCCTACGGCACCGTGCCGGGCCGCGACGTCACCCTGCTCGCAGATCTCATGGCGACACCGATCCGCGGCGATCTCGACGCGGTGCATGGCAGGATCGGCCCCGACACGATCGCAAAGTTCCTGCTGACGTCAGGCTCGACCGGCAATCCCAAGGCCGTCATCAACACCCAGCGCATGATCTGCGCCAACCAGGTGATGCTGCGCGAGACGCTCGCCTTCCTCAAGGACGAGCCGCCCGTCATCATCGACTGGCTGCCGTGGAATCACACCTTTGGCGGCAACCACAATATCGGCCTGACGCTCTACAATGGCGGCTCGATGTATCTGGACGCCGGCAAGCCGGTGCCCGGCGGCATCGAGGAGACCGTGCGCAATCTCCAGGAGATTTCGCCGACGGTCTATTTCAACGTGCCCAAGGGCTATGAATCGCTGCTGCCTTATTTGCGCGACGACCAGGGCCTGCGCGCGAAGTTCTTCGACCGGCTGCATGCGATGTTCTTCTCGGGCGCGGCGCTGTCGCCGTTCGTCTGGAACAGCCTCGACGAACTCGCGGTGAAGGAGAAGGGCTATCGCGTGCCGATGCTGACCGGCCTTGGCGCCACCGAGACGGCGCCGTTCTTCATGTCGGTCAATCCGCGCACCAGCCGCTCCGGCCATGTCGGCCTGCCCGTCTCCGGCAACGACGCCAAGCTGGTGCCGAACAACGGCAAGCTGGAGGTCCGCGCCAAGGGGCCGAACGTGATGCCCGGCTACTGGCGCCAAGCGGACATCACCGCAAAATCCTTCGACGAGGAAGGATTTTACAAGATGGGCGATGCGCTCAAGCCCGCCGATCCCGATGATTTCAACGCCGGCTTCGATTTCGACGGCCGCGTCAGCGAGGACTTCAAGCTCGCCAGCGGCACCTGGGTCAGCGTCGGTCCCCTGCGCGCGCGCCTCACCGCCGCCTGCGCGCCGCTGGTGCGCGACGTCGTCATCGCCGGCATCAACCGTGACGAGGTCTCCGCGCTGGTCGTGCTCGACCTCGACGGCTGCCGCCTGATCAATCCGACGCTGCCGGCGGACGATCTCGTCGTCGCGACGCGCGACCGGCTGGTGCGCGAGGCCTTTCGCGAGCGCCTGACGCGCTTCCTCAGCCAAGCCACGGGATCCTCGACCCGGATCACGCGCGCGATCCTGATGGATACGCCGCTGTCGATCGACAAGGGCGAGGTCACGGACAAGGGCTCGATCAACCAGCGCGCCGTGCTGGAACATCGCACCGCAATGATCGACGAGCTCTATGCTGCCAATCCGTCGGACCGTGTGATATCGGTCGGATAA
- a CDS encoding crotonase/enoyl-CoA hydratase family protein, with the protein MTQGNADTADAGTSGLLRIERADRVLTVGLNRPAKRNALNDGIILEIGECFASLPEDIGAVVIHGIGDHFSSGLDLSELTEHDATGGLLHSQMWHRVFDRIQYSRVPVIAALRGAVIGGGLELACAAHIRVAEPSTYFALPEGQRGIFVGGGGSVRLPRLIGVARMMDMMLTGRVYSATEGASYGFAQYLTEAGNGLGKALELATKIASNAPLTNFAVLQALPMIAEANPQTGLLMESLMATVAQSDKEAKRRIREFLEHKTAKVKPKS; encoded by the coding sequence ATGACACAGGGAAACGCCGATACCGCTGACGCGGGTACCTCCGGGCTGCTCCGGATCGAGCGGGCGGACCGGGTTCTGACCGTGGGTCTGAACCGGCCGGCCAAGCGCAATGCGCTCAATGACGGCATCATCCTGGAAATCGGCGAGTGTTTTGCCTCCCTGCCCGAGGACATCGGCGCGGTCGTCATCCACGGCATCGGCGACCATTTCTCCAGTGGCCTCGACCTCTCCGAATTGACCGAGCACGACGCCACCGGCGGCCTTCTGCATTCCCAGATGTGGCACCGGGTGTTCGACCGCATCCAGTACAGCCGCGTGCCCGTGATCGCGGCGCTCAGGGGCGCGGTGATCGGCGGCGGGCTGGAGCTTGCCTGCGCGGCGCATATCCGCGTCGCCGAGCCCTCGACCTATTTCGCCCTGCCGGAAGGACAGCGCGGCATCTTCGTCGGCGGCGGCGGCTCGGTGCGGCTGCCGCGGCTGATCGGCGTTGCCAGGATGATGGACATGATGCTGACGGGCCGCGTCTACAGCGCGACCGAAGGCGCCTCCTACGGCTTTGCGCAATATCTGACGGAGGCCGGCAACGGGCTCGGCAAGGCGCTGGAGCTCGCGACCAAGATCGCCTCCAACGCGCCGCTGACGAATTTCGCCGTGCTGCAGGCGCTGCCGATGATCGCGGAAGCCAACCCCCAAACGGGTCTCTTGATGGAATCGCTGATGGCCACCGTCGCGCAGAGCGATAAGGAGGCAAAGCGCAGGATCCGCGAATTCCTCGAGCACAAGACCGCGAAGGTGAAACCCAAATCATGA
- a CDS encoding DUF3237 domain-containing protein — protein sequence MTTPALETKYVFTITAKIGEVITAGETGIGVRRIIPIIGGEVTGAITGKVLPFGADFQTIRPNELIDLEAKYAFETDDGAVVYIENKGMRFGPVELLQKLKRGEPVDPKLIYFRTVPKFETGHQKYRWLMQHIFVGSAARHADRVVIDVHQVM from the coding sequence ATGACCACACCGGCGCTCGAAACCAAATATGTCTTCACCATCACCGCAAAGATTGGCGAGGTCATCACCGCCGGCGAAACCGGCATCGGCGTGCGCCGTATCATCCCGATCATCGGCGGCGAGGTGACGGGCGCGATCACCGGAAAAGTGCTGCCGTTCGGCGCCGACTTCCAGACCATCCGTCCCAACGAGCTGATCGACTTAGAGGCCAAGTACGCCTTCGAGACCGACGACGGCGCCGTCGTCTATATCGAGAACAAGGGCATGCGCTTCGGGCCCGTCGAGCTGTTGCAAAAGCTCAAGCGCGGCGAACCGGTCGATCCGAAGCTGATCTATTTCCGCACCGTGCCGAAGTTCGAGACGGGGCACCAGAAGTACCGCTGGCTGATGCAGCACATTTTTGTCGGCTCAGCCGCGCGCCACGCGGACCGCGTGGTGATCGACGTGCATCAGGTGATGTGA